In the Micromonospora narathiwatensis genome, one interval contains:
- a CDS encoding flotillin family protein, translating to MDVIATGIGVLLAVLLLVALGVVFLISRMFRKVDQGKALIVSKVRRVDVTFTGAVVLPVLHKAEVMDISVKTIEIERTGHEGLICRDNIRADIRITFFVRVNKTIEDVVKVAQAIGTARASDRETLQELFNAKFSEALKTVGKQLDFVDLYTKRDEFRDQIIRVIGTDLNGYSLEDAAIDFLEQTPMSQLDAANILDAQGIRKITELTAIEHVRTNEFRRSEEKEITRQDVEAREAILELERRQADAEAKQRREIETVRAREEAEVTRVRAEERLRAETANIRTDEQLGVQHENRAREIAVAEKNRERVIAIETERIEKDRLLEVIARQRETELSTISKDKEVEAEKRTMAEVIRERIAVEKTVAEQEENIKRLRVVEEAERTRQAVVIQAEAEAQENLVKDIKAAEAGEAAAKFKAREELVLAEARQQAAELDARAKIQLAEGLQAEAAAAGLAEVQVQERSAEAIEKVGRAEAAVEREKALIAAEAVREKLKGEAEGLTDKAAAMAALDDATRGHEEYRLRLELEKEVRLAGLDAQRQVAEAQAKMVSTGLEQANIDIVGGDSVFFDRLLNSISFGKSVDGFVAHSDVAQDLTRSWRDGTASFTDDLTRMLSSLNSGDVQNLTLSAFLLQQMRASGTDQGKLQELLKAAQRLGVADTPVAALAGARQRTGE from the coding sequence ATGGATGTCATCGCCACCGGAATCGGCGTACTGCTCGCCGTCCTTCTTCTCGTCGCCCTGGGCGTGGTCTTCCTGATCAGCCGGATGTTCCGCAAGGTCGATCAGGGCAAGGCGCTGATCGTGTCGAAGGTCCGCCGGGTCGACGTCACGTTCACCGGCGCGGTCGTGCTTCCCGTGCTGCACAAGGCCGAGGTCATGGACATCTCGGTCAAGACGATCGAGATCGAACGGACCGGCCACGAGGGTCTGATCTGCCGGGACAACATCCGGGCCGACATCCGGATCACCTTCTTCGTGCGGGTCAACAAGACCATCGAGGACGTGGTCAAGGTGGCCCAGGCGATCGGCACCGCCCGGGCCAGCGACCGTGAGACGCTGCAGGAGTTGTTCAACGCCAAGTTCTCCGAGGCGCTGAAGACGGTGGGTAAGCAACTCGACTTCGTCGACCTCTACACCAAGCGCGACGAGTTCCGGGACCAGATCATCCGGGTGATCGGCACCGACCTCAACGGCTACAGCCTGGAGGACGCCGCGATCGACTTCCTGGAGCAGACGCCGATGTCCCAGCTGGACGCGGCGAACATCCTCGACGCCCAGGGCATTCGCAAGATCACTGAGTTGACCGCGATCGAGCACGTCCGGACCAATGAGTTCCGGCGCAGCGAGGAGAAGGAGATAACCCGTCAGGACGTCGAGGCCCGGGAGGCGATCCTGGAGCTGGAGCGGCGTCAGGCGGACGCCGAGGCCAAGCAGCGCCGGGAGATCGAGACGGTGCGGGCCCGCGAGGAGGCGGAGGTCACCCGGGTCCGGGCGGAGGAGCGGCTGCGGGCCGAGACGGCGAACATCCGTACCGACGAGCAGTTGGGCGTCCAGCACGAGAACCGGGCCCGGGAGATCGCGGTCGCGGAGAAGAACCGGGAGCGGGTCATCGCGATCGAGACCGAGCGGATCGAGAAGGACCGCCTGCTGGAGGTGATCGCCCGGCAGCGGGAGACCGAGCTGAGCACGATCTCCAAGGACAAGGAGGTCGAGGCGGAGAAGCGGACGATGGCCGAGGTGATCCGCGAGCGGATCGCGGTGGAGAAGACCGTCGCCGAGCAGGAGGAGAACATCAAGCGCCTGCGGGTGGTCGAGGAGGCCGAGCGGACCCGCCAGGCGGTGGTGATCCAGGCCGAGGCCGAGGCCCAGGAGAACCTGGTCAAGGACATCAAGGCGGCGGAGGCCGGTGAGGCGGCGGCCAAGTTCAAGGCCCGCGAGGAACTGGTGCTGGCCGAGGCGCGGCAACAGGCCGCCGAGTTGGACGCCCGCGCGAAGATCCAGCTGGCCGAGGGACTCCAGGCCGAGGCCGCGGCCGCCGGGCTGGCCGAGGTGCAGGTCCAGGAGCGCAGCGCCGAGGCGATCGAGAAGGTCGGTCGCGCGGAGGCCGCCGTCGAGCGCGAGAAGGCGCTGATCGCCGCCGAGGCGGTACGCGAGAAGTTGAAGGGCGAGGCCGAGGGGCTCACCGACAAGGCCGCCGCGATGGCCGCGCTGGACGACGCCACCCGCGGGCACGAGGAGTACCGGCTCCGGCTCGAACTGGAGAAGGAGGTACGCCTCGCCGGGCTGGACGCCCAGCGGCAGGTCGCCGAGGCGCAGGCGAAGATGGTCTCGACCGGCCTGGAGCAGGCGAACATCGACATCGTCGGTGGGGACAGCGTCTTCTTCGACCGCCTGCTCAACTCGATCTCGTTCGGCAAGAGTGTGGACGGCTTCGTCGCCCACTCGGACGTCGCCCAGGACCTCACGCGGTCGTGGCGGGACGGCACCGCCAGCTTCACCGACGACCTGACCCGGATGCTCAGCTCGCTCAACAGCGGCGACGTGCAGAACCTCACCCTCTCGGCGTTCCTCCTGCAACAGATGCGTGCCAGCGGCACCGACCAGGGCAAGCTTCAGGAGCTGCTGAAGGCCGCGCAGCGCCTCGGCGTGGCGGACACCCCGGTGGCCGCCCTGGCCGGCGCGCGGCAGCGCACCGGTGAGTGA
- a CDS encoding trypsin-like serine protease: MRALRRTLAAIVATAFALVATTAPAAAITGGEPDGNRHPNVGLIMFYDETGRYRCSATLISPTIVLTAAHCTQGTLGKTLVTFDSFIAEAPPSPFPVAANPGAGYTAAELAAAGYRSGTASTHPQYSDFTDLKNWNDVGVVVLDKPVTGIVPATVAPSNYLDQFAQPKLNKTIFDLVGYGTEVRKPDSGPQKPQPMSYPLLRRYTTSPGQKLTPQIVQLNGNPNDVHGGGGTCFGDSGGPTFLNGYLVAVTSYGYTDNCRYLGGYQRVDIPVVQNWLATIR; this comes from the coding sequence ATGAGAGCACTGCGTCGTACCCTGGCCGCGATCGTCGCGACGGCGTTCGCGCTGGTGGCCACAACCGCCCCCGCAGCCGCCATCACCGGCGGCGAACCCGACGGCAACCGTCACCCCAACGTGGGCCTGATCATGTTCTACGACGAGACCGGCCGGTACCGTTGCTCGGCCACGCTGATCTCGCCGACCATCGTCCTCACCGCCGCGCACTGCACCCAGGGGACCCTCGGCAAGACCCTGGTCACCTTCGACTCGTTCATCGCCGAGGCGCCGCCGAGCCCGTTCCCAGTGGCGGCGAACCCCGGCGCCGGCTACACGGCCGCGGAACTCGCCGCGGCGGGTTACCGGTCCGGCACGGCGTCCACCCACCCGCAGTACTCGGACTTCACCGACCTGAAGAACTGGAACGACGTCGGCGTGGTCGTGCTGGACAAGCCGGTGACCGGCATCGTTCCCGCCACCGTGGCACCGAGCAACTACCTCGACCAGTTCGCCCAGCCGAAGCTCAACAAGACCATCTTCGACCTGGTCGGGTACGGCACCGAGGTCCGCAAGCCGGACTCGGGCCCGCAGAAGCCGCAGCCCATGAGCTACCCGCTGCTGCGCCGCTACACGACCTCCCCCGGGCAGAAGCTCACCCCGCAGATCGTGCAGCTGAACGGCAACCCGAACGACGTCCACGGCGGTGGCGGCACCTGCTTCGGTGACTCGGGCGGCCCGACCTTCCTCAACGGATACCTGGTCGCGGTCACCAGCTACGGCTACACGGACAACTGCCGCTACCTCGGCGGCTACCAGCGGGTCGACATCCCCGTGGTCCAGAACTGGCTCGCCACGATCCGGTAA
- a CDS encoding DNA repair ATPase produces the protein MSEPVTGPGAVGAGAGTPTATPGGVDAAAGRAETGGPAGRDPAVDPRPPATAGPAADSVAAEGPATAGPADGVGLDASSYEVLRNRLRGQAAELTRRAEALNVGRLEVFGSAELRLLSTERIRTGHNCVSRDIVSVGGLMVLGYNVFIGLRPETTVDDVFSVHRFTRETGADGDVFRFDVAGPDELPGLLRDPGFMRDFGELYRYYRQTRLLQLRRLDGRLLAIFQTGPRTDDIRVLRWRIDTDGGVEYLDNRGEREHILPPAHDFEWVETTRDDHVPGRYPHISVQDEIFVETIGGTLTVKVENNTETGEGIYSEPVDEPLQSLADADIGWARVGPLILLRMRPYKETEWRHLVFNTLTRTVVRLDGIGPACQRLPEDHGIIFPGGYHLATGVTRTFDTDVSGLEFDRVIRSPNGEDVLYVFHARAEGRSLLLPYNAIRKEVAAPIPCHGFSLFDDGTLVVLRGTSEEPTRVHPVQIWQTPYVSDAYAAAQPAGTGPLERVGNADLVRGISDCLSVARMVDGTAPTSGVYEALIAACARAVDHYHWLGDAELGDLLAPLAELRRTAATVLDEYEKVRALTEQARGALDDSAARIASLARRARGEVPLSADDWVTQLGGLRQARGHLETLRELRYVDHERVDELAARLDEELAAAGRRAVEFLRRDDAFAGYQGEVERLAGRAAEIGTVADSATVRDALTERAEGLQTITDVVGGLDIADATVRTGILARVGEVLGGVNRARAVLDNRRRALVEAEGRAGFAAEFALLGQAVTGALAAADTAERCDEQLGRLLLRVEDLESRFGEFDDFLAELATRRTEIYEAFSSRKQALLDERARRADRLVSSAERILVGVRRRGATLGSLDDINTYFAADPMVGKLRAVVDELRTLGDQVRAEELDGRIRATRQEAARGLRDRLDLYADGGETIRLGRHRFAVNTQPIDVSVVPHDGRLTVAVTGTDYRAPIRDEEFQRTRRFWDQLLVSESPQVYRAEYLATSILADAEAGRDGLTLDALHAAADDPDDLRKLVRQYAEARYDEGYEGGVHDHDGTEILRTLLRLHAGAGLLRYPPAARAAAQLFWRFGAAEPARRSWTARAASLARSRQRFGRPAHPPSPPATDATGAGEVAGAGPRPAGDAIDRLHAELAAEIGRFLRDAGLTGPAGEADLAGEYLFEELSRRPVGFGTGAGARTLLDRFRLALGGPRSPSAREFDDDLRALDGDLASRHQVVEAWLTAFLATDDGSLPGHDLPEAIAVELCGAELPRHEATAVVSETVGGLLGAHPRIDGSAITLRLDETLARTRRFRVERVPAYRDYQRRRNALVAAERERLRLAEYRPKVLNGFVRNRLLDEVYLPLIGDNLARQLGATGDAKRVDQSGLLLLISPPGYGKTTLMEYVASRLGLVFVKVDGPALGAAVTSLDPAEAPDATARQEVEKISFALELGNNVLLHLDDIQHTSPELLQKFIPLCDGQRRMEGVWAGRTRTYDLRGKRFAVCMAGNPYTESGRRFRVPDMLANRADVWNLGDVLSGREEVFALSYLENALTSNPVLAPLAGRERGDVELLVRMAWGDDTVRADQLAHPYAPVELEQIVAVLRKLLRVQRVVLANNQAYIASAAQSDDSRTEPPFQLQGSYRNMNKLAERIVPVLTDEELEAVIDDHYLGEAQTLAAGAEANLLKLAELRGRLTPAQARRWAEVKAGFRRARALGGASDDPLDRAVGALGLLADRVGGVEAAIGRAVGRD, from the coding sequence GTGAGTGAGCCGGTGACCGGCCCCGGCGCTGTCGGCGCCGGGGCCGGTACGCCCACGGCAACGCCCGGCGGGGTCGACGCCGCGGCGGGCCGGGCGGAGACCGGAGGCCCGGCGGGCCGGGACCCGGCCGTCGACCCGCGACCCCCGGCCACCGCGGGCCCGGCCGCCGACAGCGTGGCGGCCGAGGGCCCGGCCACCGCGGGCCCGGCCGACGGCGTGGGGCTGGACGCCAGCAGCTACGAGGTGCTACGGAACCGGCTGCGCGGGCAGGCCGCCGAGCTGACCCGGCGGGCGGAGGCGCTGAACGTCGGGCGCCTGGAGGTCTTCGGCAGCGCCGAACTGCGCCTGCTCAGCACCGAGCGGATCCGAACCGGGCACAACTGCGTGTCGCGGGACATCGTCTCGGTCGGCGGGCTGATGGTCCTCGGCTACAACGTCTTCATCGGTCTCCGGCCGGAGACGACGGTCGACGACGTCTTCTCAGTGCACCGCTTCACCCGCGAGACCGGCGCCGACGGGGACGTGTTCCGGTTCGACGTGGCCGGCCCGGACGAGCTGCCCGGGTTGCTGCGCGACCCGGGGTTCATGCGCGACTTCGGCGAGTTGTACCGCTACTACCGGCAGACCCGCCTGTTGCAGCTGCGCCGCCTCGACGGGCGGCTGCTGGCGATCTTCCAGACCGGACCGCGGACCGACGACATCCGGGTGCTGCGCTGGCGGATCGACACCGACGGCGGCGTCGAGTACCTCGACAACCGGGGCGAGCGGGAGCACATCCTCCCGCCGGCGCACGACTTCGAGTGGGTCGAGACCACCCGGGACGACCACGTCCCGGGCCGGTACCCGCACATCTCCGTCCAGGACGAGATCTTCGTCGAGACGATCGGCGGCACCCTGACGGTCAAGGTGGAGAACAACACCGAGACCGGCGAGGGCATCTACAGCGAGCCGGTGGACGAGCCGTTGCAGAGCCTGGCCGACGCCGACATCGGCTGGGCCCGGGTCGGCCCGCTGATCCTGCTCCGGATGCGGCCGTACAAGGAGACCGAGTGGCGACACCTGGTCTTCAACACGCTGACCCGTACGGTGGTCCGGCTCGACGGGATCGGGCCGGCCTGCCAGCGGCTGCCCGAGGACCACGGGATCATCTTCCCGGGCGGCTACCACCTGGCCACCGGGGTCACCCGTACCTTCGACACCGACGTCTCCGGCCTGGAGTTCGACCGGGTCATCCGGTCACCCAACGGCGAGGACGTCCTCTACGTCTTCCACGCCCGGGCCGAGGGGCGCTCGCTGCTGCTGCCGTACAACGCCATCCGCAAGGAGGTGGCCGCACCGATCCCGTGCCATGGCTTCTCGCTCTTCGACGACGGCACGCTGGTGGTGTTGCGCGGTACCTCCGAGGAGCCGACCCGGGTCCATCCGGTGCAGATCTGGCAGACCCCGTACGTCTCGGACGCGTACGCCGCCGCACAGCCGGCCGGGACCGGGCCGCTGGAACGGGTCGGCAACGCCGATCTCGTCCGGGGCATCTCCGACTGCCTGTCGGTGGCCCGGATGGTCGACGGCACCGCCCCGACGTCCGGGGTGTACGAGGCGCTCATCGCCGCCTGTGCCCGGGCCGTGGACCACTACCACTGGCTCGGCGACGCCGAACTCGGCGACCTGCTGGCACCGCTGGCCGAGCTGCGTCGCACCGCGGCCACGGTGCTCGACGAGTACGAGAAGGTCCGGGCGCTGACCGAGCAGGCGCGCGGCGCGTTGGACGACAGTGCCGCCCGGATCGCCTCGCTGGCCCGCCGTGCCCGTGGCGAGGTGCCGCTGTCCGCCGACGACTGGGTGACGCAGCTGGGCGGGTTGCGCCAGGCGCGCGGCCACCTGGAGACCCTGCGGGAGCTGCGGTACGTCGACCACGAGCGGGTCGACGAGCTGGCCGCGCGGCTCGACGAGGAGCTGGCCGCCGCCGGCCGCCGGGCGGTGGAGTTCCTGCGCCGGGACGACGCGTTCGCCGGGTACCAGGGCGAGGTGGAGCGGCTCGCCGGGCGGGCCGCCGAGATCGGCACGGTGGCCGACTCCGCGACCGTGCGGGACGCGCTGACCGAACGCGCCGAGGGCCTGCAGACCATCACCGACGTGGTGGGCGGGCTGGACATCGCCGACGCGACCGTGCGTACCGGAATCCTGGCCCGCGTCGGCGAGGTGCTCGGCGGGGTGAACCGGGCGCGGGCCGTGCTCGACAACCGCCGCCGGGCGCTGGTGGAGGCCGAGGGCAGGGCGGGGTTCGCCGCCGAGTTCGCGCTGCTCGGTCAGGCGGTGACCGGCGCGCTGGCGGCGGCGGACACCGCCGAGCGCTGCGACGAACAGCTCGGCCGGCTGCTGCTGCGGGTGGAGGACCTCGAATCCCGGTTCGGCGAGTTCGACGACTTCCTCGCCGAGCTGGCCACCCGCCGGACCGAGATCTACGAGGCGTTCTCGTCACGCAAGCAGGCGCTGCTCGACGAGCGGGCCCGCCGCGCCGACCGGCTGGTCTCGTCGGCGGAGCGCATCCTGGTCGGCGTGCGGCGCCGGGGCGCCACGCTGGGTTCGCTCGACGACATCAACACCTACTTCGCGGCCGACCCGATGGTGGGCAAGCTGCGCGCGGTGGTCGACGAGCTGCGTACGCTCGGTGACCAGGTCCGGGCCGAGGAGCTGGACGGGCGGATCCGCGCCACCCGGCAGGAGGCCGCCCGGGGGCTGCGCGACCGACTCGACCTGTACGCCGACGGCGGCGAGACGATCCGGCTGGGCCGGCACCGGTTCGCGGTCAACACCCAGCCGATCGACGTGAGCGTGGTCCCGCACGACGGGCGGCTGACGGTCGCGGTGACCGGCACCGACTACCGCGCCCCGATCCGGGACGAGGAGTTCCAGCGCACCCGCCGGTTCTGGGACCAGCTGCTGGTCTCGGAGTCGCCGCAGGTCTACCGCGCGGAGTACCTGGCCACCTCGATCCTCGCCGACGCCGAGGCGGGCCGCGACGGGCTCACCCTGGACGCGCTGCACGCGGCGGCGGACGACCCGGACGACCTGCGGAAGCTGGTCCGCCAGTACGCCGAGGCCCGCTACGACGAGGGCTACGAGGGCGGCGTGCACGACCACGACGGCACCGAGATCCTGCGGACGCTGCTGCGCCTGCACGCCGGTGCCGGGCTGCTGCGCTACCCGCCGGCCGCCCGCGCCGCGGCGCAGCTCTTCTGGCGCTTCGGCGCCGCAGAGCCGGCCCGGCGCTCCTGGACGGCCCGGGCCGCCTCGCTGGCCCGGTCGCGGCAACGGTTCGGCCGTCCGGCCCACCCACCGTCGCCGCCCGCCACCGACGCCACCGGGGCCGGCGAGGTCGCCGGGGCCGGACCGCGGCCGGCCGGTGACGCGATCGACCGGCTGCACGCCGAACTGGCCGCCGAGATCGGCCGGTTCCTGCGCGACGCCGGGCTGACCGGGCCGGCCGGGGAGGCCGACCTGGCGGGGGAGTACCTCTTCGAGGAGCTGTCCCGACGACCTGTCGGCTTCGGAACCGGGGCCGGGGCACGCACCCTGCTCGACCGGTTCCGCCTCGCCCTCGGCGGCCCGCGGTCGCCCTCGGCCCGGGAGTTCGACGACGACCTGCGGGCGCTCGACGGCGACCTGGCGAGCCGGCACCAGGTCGTCGAGGCGTGGCTGACCGCGTTCCTCGCCACCGACGACGGCTCGCTTCCCGGGCACGACCTGCCGGAGGCGATCGCCGTCGAGCTGTGCGGCGCGGAGCTGCCCCGACACGAGGCGACGGCGGTCGTGTCGGAGACGGTCGGCGGGCTGCTCGGCGCGCACCCGCGGATCGACGGGTCGGCGATCACGCTGCGGCTGGACGAGACGCTGGCCCGCACCCGCCGGTTCCGCGTGGAGCGGGTGCCGGCGTACCGGGACTACCAGCGCCGGCGCAACGCGCTGGTGGCCGCCGAGCGGGAGCGGCTGCGGTTGGCGGAGTACCGGCCGAAGGTGCTGAACGGCTTCGTCCGCAACCGCCTGCTCGACGAGGTCTACCTGCCGCTGATCGGCGACAACCTGGCCCGGCAGCTCGGCGCGACGGGCGACGCCAAGCGGGTGGACCAGTCCGGCCTGCTGCTGCTGATCTCCCCGCCCGGCTACGGCAAGACCACCCTGATGGAGTACGTGGCCAGCCGGCTCGGTCTGGTCTTCGTCAAGGTCGACGGGCCGGCCCTGGGCGCGGCGGTCACCTCGCTGGACCCGGCGGAGGCGCCCGACGCGACCGCCCGGCAGGAGGTGGAGAAGATCTCCTTCGCGCTGGAGCTGGGCAACAACGTCCTGCTCCACCTCGACGACATCCAGCACACCTCCCCGGAGCTGCTGCAGAAGTTCATTCCGCTCTGCGACGGGCAGCGCCGGATGGAGGGGGTCTGGGCCGGCCGGACCCGCACGTACGACCTGCGCGGGAAGCGCTTCGCGGTGTGCATGGCCGGCAACCCGTACACCGAGTCGGGGCGGCGGTTCCGGGTGCCCGACATGCTCGCCAACCGGGCCGACGTGTGGAACCTCGGCGACGTGCTCTCCGGCCGGGAGGAGGTGTTCGCGCTCAGCTACCTCGAGAACGCGCTCACCTCGAACCCGGTGCTGGCGCCGCTCGCCGGGCGGGAGCGCGGCGACGTCGAGCTGCTGGTCCGGATGGCGTGGGGCGACGACACGGTCCGGGCGGATCAGCTCGCCCACCCGTACGCGCCGGTCGAGCTGGAACAGATCGTCGCGGTGTTGCGCAAGCTGCTCCGGGTGCAGCGGGTGGTGCTGGCCAACAACCAGGCGTACATCGCCTCGGCGGCGCAGTCGGACGACTCCCGCACCGAGCCGCCGTTCCAGCTCCAGGGCTCGTACCGGAACATGAACAAGCTGGCCGAGCGAATCGTCCCGGTGCTCACCGACGAGGAACTGGAGGCGGTCATCGACGACCACTACCTCGGCGAGGCGCAGACCCTGGCCGCCGGGGCGGAGGCCAACCTGCTCAAGCTCGCCGAGCTGCGGGGCCGGCTGACGCCGGCGCAGGCCCGGCGCTGGGCCGAGGTGAAGGCGGGCTTCCGGCGGGCCCGAGCGCTCGGTGGCGCCTCGGACGACCCGCTGGACCGCGCGGTGGGCGCGCTGGGTCTGCTCGCGGACCGGGTCGGCGGGGTGGAGGCGGCGATCGGCCGCGCGGTCGGTCGGGACTGA
- a CDS encoding FAD-dependent oxidoreductase, translating to MFRSPARVFAALNAVRPPDQASPVLGKAVVLGGSVAGLLAARVLADHAESVVVIDRDDLDVRGGRPGVPQGTQLHALLPGGFLQFERLCPGFREQALAQGAVEAPPAARRNYLDGRLKVVVPDDADSLTASRPLLEDLIRQHVLRLPNVKAVTARATGLVFDGAVTSGVRYDVGGVPGVESGDLVVDAMGRSSRLSEWLEQAGWERPVTRRMTVNLNYATALFRRRETNPELALVLALHSPAMSSDVAGAAFFAVEDGRWMAMMAGYGEHRPGRTPADFVRRLREQFPPEFGEVAGNELLGDVRTYRHADSRRREFHALRRLPAGLVSVGDAVASFNPVYGQGMTAAALHAACLSTYLRSGPDLGLPARRFFALQKVVVDAAWSMSTSADLALPHVDGPYPRGYRLSNWVSRQIIAATTTDVTIARRFNEVVSMRTHPRSLATPGVVLGALRANRRAR from the coding sequence ATGTTCCGCTCCCCGGCTCGGGTGTTCGCCGCGCTGAACGCGGTGCGGCCACCCGATCAGGCGTCCCCGGTCCTGGGCAAGGCGGTCGTGCTCGGCGGCAGCGTCGCCGGGCTGCTCGCCGCCCGGGTGTTGGCCGACCACGCGGAGAGCGTCGTCGTCATCGACCGGGACGACCTGGACGTGCGCGGCGGGCGGCCCGGCGTGCCGCAGGGGACGCAACTGCACGCGCTGCTGCCCGGCGGTTTCCTTCAGTTCGAACGCCTGTGCCCGGGATTTCGCGAACAGGCGCTGGCGCAGGGGGCGGTGGAGGCGCCGCCCGCGGCCCGGCGGAACTATCTCGACGGCCGCCTGAAGGTTGTCGTACCCGACGACGCCGACAGCCTGACGGCCAGCCGACCTCTTCTGGAGGACCTGATCCGCCAGCACGTGCTCCGCCTGCCCAACGTCAAGGCGGTCACCGCCCGCGCCACGGGCCTCGTGTTCGACGGCGCCGTGACCAGCGGGGTCCGCTACGACGTGGGCGGGGTGCCGGGCGTCGAGTCCGGTGATCTCGTGGTGGACGCGATGGGGCGTTCGAGCCGGCTATCCGAGTGGCTGGAGCAGGCCGGCTGGGAGCGCCCGGTCACCCGGCGGATGACGGTGAACCTGAACTACGCGACGGCGCTGTTCCGACGCCGTGAGACGAACCCGGAGCTGGCGCTCGTCCTGGCGCTGCACAGTCCGGCGATGTCGTCGGACGTGGCCGGTGCCGCGTTCTTCGCCGTCGAGGACGGCCGCTGGATGGCCATGATGGCCGGCTACGGGGAACACCGCCCGGGGCGTACCCCGGCGGACTTCGTCCGGCGGTTGCGGGAGCAGTTCCCACCCGAGTTCGGCGAGGTCGCCGGGAACGAGCTGCTCGGTGACGTCCGGACCTACCGCCACGCCGACAGCCGACGGCGGGAGTTCCACGCGCTGAGGCGGCTGCCGGCCGGGCTCGTCAGCGTCGGTGACGCGGTCGCGTCGTTCAACCCGGTGTACGGGCAGGGGATGACGGCGGCGGCCCTGCACGCGGCCTGCCTGTCGACGTACCTGCGGTCCGGCCCGGATCTGGGCCTGCCGGCGCGCCGGTTCTTCGCCCTGCAGAAGGTCGTGGTCGACGCCGCCTGGTCGATGTCCACCTCCGCCGACCTGGCGCTGCCGCACGTCGACGGGCCCTACCCGCGCGGGTACCGCCTCTCCAACTGGGTCAGCCGGCAGATCATCGCGGCGACCACCACGGACGTGACGATCGCGCGGCGGTTCAACGAGGTCGTCTCGATGCGTACGCACCCGCGGTCGCTGGCCACCCCCGGGGTGGTTCTCGGCGCCCTGCGGGCCAACCGCCGCGCCCGCTGA